GCGCCAGGACGCGCTGCCCGCCAGCATGCCCACGATGAACACCAGGAAGCCCGCCAGCATCCCGAAACTCAGGGTCAAGCGCCACGCCCACACGCTGCCGCGCCACACCATGCTCAGCAGGAACGCCGTGCCCGCCGCGTAGATCAGTTCCCGCAGGATCCCTTCGGTCTGCCCCTGGATCAGGCCCGCCAGGAACGGCAGGACCGTCAGGCCGAACAGGGACACCAGCACGGCCAGGGTCGGGACTCGCCCCGCCTCGGCCAGGGCGGGATCGAAGGGAGACGCGGGGGGCGGAACACTCACGCCCCGCATTCCATCACACGCCCGCGTTCCTGACGAGGACAGCGGTCACCACGCCCCACGCTCCTGTAGGCCACACCCCGCGCCCGGCACGCTACGCTGGCGGGCATGACCCCCACCCTCAAGCTGGACGCCGTGTGCGTCGGGCAGCCGACCGCCCTGCGCGTCGGGAAACGCGACGACATCAGCGGCATCGACAAGCACCCGGTGCCGGGCCGCGTGACGGTCGGCGTGGAACGACTGGACGGCGACCACATCGACAGCAAGAAGCACCACGGCGGCCCCGATCAGGCGGCGTACCTGTACACCGCGCCCGACTACGACCACTGGACCGAGGTGCTGGGCGAGCCGCTGCGGCCCGGCACGCTGGGCGAGAACCTCGTCCTGAGCGGACTGGAATCCGCCGCGCTGCGGGTCGGCGACCGCCTGACCGTTCACGCCTCAGAGGGTGACGTGGTGTTCGAGGTCACCGCGCCCCGCATTCCCTGCGCGACCCTCGCGGCGCACATGGGGGACGGCACCTTCGCGAAGACGTTCGCCAGGGCGCGGCGGCCCGGCGCGTACCTGCGCGTCCTCCAGCCCGGCACGGTGGGCGCGGGCGACCCGGTGACCTTCACGCCTGCCGATGACGGCGCACCGACCATCGGTGAACTGTTCGACCTGTGGTTCGGCGCCAAGCCGGGCGCCGCCACGCTGGAAGGCTACCTGCGCTGGCCGCTGGCTGCCCGACTGCGGAAGAACGTGCAGGAGCACCTGGACGACGCGCGGGCCTGATCAGCACGCAGAGGGGGCGCGGACTCGTCACTGGTCCACGCCCCCTCTGGCCTGCACTTACCCGATGGCGAGCATCCGCTCGATGGGTTTCAGGGCCAGCGCGCGGATGTCCGCCGGGACGGTCACGCGCGGCTCCAGGTTCACCAGGGCGTCGCGGATGTTCTCCAGGGTGATCATCTTCATGTACTCGCAGCAGGCGGTGCGGCTGACGGGAATGAAGGTCTTGTCGGGCACGTCGTGTTCCAGGCGGGTGACCATGCCGGTCTCGGTGACGACGATGAATTCCTGCGCGGGGCTGGCCTTGGCGCGGTGGATCATGCCCTCGGTGGAGTACAGCTGCAAGTCGGGGATCGCGCCGAGGATCTTGCTGGAGCAGCCGCACTCGGGGTGGATGAGGAGTTCCGCGTCCGGGTACGCCGCCTGCTGGCCCTGCACGTCCTCGGGGCGGATGGCCTCGTGCACGTGGCAGGCGCCGTCCCAGACGTCCATGGCGCGGCCCGTCTCGCGGATGACGTGCGCGGCCAGGAAGCGGTCCGGGGCGAACAGGACCGGCACGTCTGCCGGGAGGTTCTGCACGATCTGCACGGCGTTCCCGCTGGTGCAGCAGTAGTCGCTCTCGGCTTTCACGTCGGCGGTGGTGTTCACATACGTGACGACCAGCCCGCCGGGGTTCTGCGCTTTCCAGTCGCGGATGCCCTGCGCGGTGACGGTGTCGGCCAGCGAGCACCCGGCGCGCAGGTCGGGCAGCAGCACGGTCTTGTCCGGGTTGAGGATCGCGGCCGTCTCGGCCATGAAGTGCACGCCGGCGAACACGATCACGTCCGCGTCGGTCTTCGCGGCCTGCCGGGACAGGCCCAGCGAGTCGCCCACGTAGTCCGCAATGCCCTGCACCTCGGGCCGCTGATAGTTGTGCGCGATGATCACGGCGTTCTTCTCGCGGCGCAGGCGTTCGATGTCCGCGCGGATCTGCGCTTCGTCGGGCAGGACTTCCAGTTGCAGCAGGTCGCGGTGCGGGGTCTGGGGGCGTGGGACGACGGGATTCACGTCAGATTCGGTCATTTGGAGTCCTCGGGCAGTGCAGTCTCAGAGAGGGGAATGAAGTTCAGGCTGATGTCCAGCGCGGGCGCGGAGTGGGTCAGGCCCCCGGCGCTCACGAAATCCACGCCGCTGGCGGCCACGGCGGGCAGGCGCGCGGGCGTCATGTTGCCGCTGGCCTCCAGCGTCACATGCGGCGCGAGGCGGTCCCGCACGGCGACCGCCTGCGCGAGCAGGTCGTCACTCATGTTGTCCAGCAGCACGCGGTCCGCTCCGGCGCGCAGGGCTTCCTCCAGTCCAGCGAGGTCCGGCACCTCGCACTCGACCTTCAGGAGGTACGCGTGGTTCCGCGCGCGGCGGATCGCCTCGGTGATGCTCCCGGCGGCGGCGACGTGGTTGTCCTTGATCAGGATGCCGTCGTCGAGCCCGGCGCGGTGGTTGAACCCGCCGCCGTGCCGGACCGCCTGTTTTTCCAGGTCGCGCCACAGCGGCGTGGTCTTGCGCGTGTCGAGCAGCCGCGTGCGCGACTCGCCCAGGGCGTCCACGTGACGGCGCGTCTGGGTCGCCACGCCCGACAGGCGCTGCATCAGGTTCAGCGCCAGCCGCTCCCCGGTCAGGAGGCTGCGGGCCGCGCCCTGCACCACTCCGACCGGGCCGCGTTCACGCGCCTCACCGTCGGCCGCCGTCCAGGTGACCGTCACGGTCGGGTCCACCAGCGCGAACACGCGCGTGGCGACCGTCAGGCCACTCAGGACCCCGGCCTCCTTCAGCAGGAACTCCGCGCGGGCCTGCTGCGCGGCGGGAATGGTGGCGAGGGTCGTGGCGTCGCCCCGGCCGATGTCCTCGGCCAGGGCGGCGCGCAGGCGCTCATCCAGACTCAGCACGGGGCGGCCCCCACGGTCAGCGTTGTGCGGGAATTCACGCGGAAGACCCTAGCACAGCCGCGCGCGTCTCGGGCACGCCGACCGGCACGCGGGCCACCCCACCCCCCAGCGCCCGCGACTGCACCGA
This region of Deinococcus sp. JMULE3 genomic DNA includes:
- the nadC gene encoding carboxylating nicotinate-nucleotide diphosphorylase, with translation MLSLDERLRAALAEDIGRGDATTLATIPAAQQARAEFLLKEAGVLSGLTVATRVFALVDPTVTVTWTAADGEARERGPVGVVQGAARSLLTGERLALNLMQRLSGVATQTRRHVDALGESRTRLLDTRKTTPLWRDLEKQAVRHGGGFNHRAGLDDGILIKDNHVAAAGSITEAIRRARNHAYLLKVECEVPDLAGLEEALRAGADRVLLDNMSDDLLAQAVAVRDRLAPHVTLEASGNMTPARLPAVAASGVDFVSAGGLTHSAPALDISLNFIPLSETALPEDSK
- a CDS encoding MOSC domain-containing protein — translated: MTPTLKLDAVCVGQPTALRVGKRDDISGIDKHPVPGRVTVGVERLDGDHIDSKKHHGGPDQAAYLYTAPDYDHWTEVLGEPLRPGTLGENLVLSGLESAALRVGDRLTVHASEGDVVFEVTAPRIPCATLAAHMGDGTFAKTFARARRPGAYLRVLQPGTVGAGDPVTFTPADDGAPTIGELFDLWFGAKPGAATLEGYLRWPLAARLRKNVQEHLDDARA
- the nadA gene encoding quinolinate synthase NadA — encoded protein: MTESDVNPVVPRPQTPHRDLLQLEVLPDEAQIRADIERLRREKNAVIIAHNYQRPEVQGIADYVGDSLGLSRQAAKTDADVIVFAGVHFMAETAAILNPDKTVLLPDLRAGCSLADTVTAQGIRDWKAQNPGGLVVTYVNTTADVKAESDYCCTSGNAVQIVQNLPADVPVLFAPDRFLAAHVIRETGRAMDVWDGACHVHEAIRPEDVQGQQAAYPDAELLIHPECGCSSKILGAIPDLQLYSTEGMIHRAKASPAQEFIVVTETGMVTRLEHDVPDKTFIPVSRTACCEYMKMITLENIRDALVNLEPRVTVPADIRALALKPIERMLAIG